One window of the Triticum dicoccoides isolate Atlit2015 ecotype Zavitan chromosome 3B, WEW_v2.0, whole genome shotgun sequence genome contains the following:
- the LOC119277931 gene encoding NAC domain-containing protein 22-like, translating to MSSRHEGGGHGAAGVCNIKEGGVRDAHEDDLVMPGFRFHPTEEELIEFYLRRKVEGKRFNVELITFLDLYRYDPWELPALAAIGEKEWFFYVPRDRKYRNGDRPNRVTASGYWKATGADRMIRAESSRPIGLKKTLVFYSGKAPKGVRSSWIMNEYRLPTADTDRYHKTEISLCRVYKRTGIDDGRGHPSSARSTMPSRRGTAAAQQDNRQGSSSTSTPTPPPTPSKLHLLQAGECTSPAPMTDHAQTHRPAAAPRQQLAATVKPSGGSIGYLQSTVAAGEHHQQEGAAALLYQQYSKSTNTFASTYSLLNLVNAASMGVASAAAIDELSTLVGHGAAQLPSYHSPASSGGHHDHFVVPLPTPPSQPITPLGTLPMSLAAISDKIWDWNPIPDAAVGRDYGGASFK from the exons ATGAGCAGCAGACAcgagggcggcggccatggcgccgccggcgtGTGTAATATTAAGGAGGGCGGCGTCCGGGACGCGCACGAGGACGACCTGGTGATGCCGGGGTTCCGGTTCCACCCGACGGAGGAGGAGCTGATCGAGTTCTACCTGCGCCGCAAGGTGGAGGGCAAGCGCTTCAATGTCGAGCTCATCACCTTCCTCGACCTCTACCGCTACGACCCCTGGGAGCTCCCAG CGCTAGCGGCGATTGGGGAGAAGGAGTGGTTCTTCTACGTGCCGAGGGACCGCAAGTACCGGAACGGGGACCGGCCCAACCGGGTCACGGCGTCGGGGTActggaaggcgacgggggcggacaGGATGATCCGGGCGGAGAGCAGCCGCCCCATCGGGCTCAAGAAGACGCTCGTCTTCTACTCCGGCAAGGCGCCCAAGGGCGTCCGCAGCAGCTGGATCATGAACGAGTACCGCCTCCCCACCGCCGACACCGACCGATACCACAAG ACCGAAATCTCTCTCTGCCGCGTCTACAAGCGCACCGGCATCGACGACGGCCGTGGCCACCCCTCCTCGGCGCGGTCGACGATGCCCTCCCGCCGTGGCACTGCAGCAGCACAGCAGGACAACAGACAAGGGTCATCGTCGACGTCCACGcccacgccaccgccgactccgtcCAAGCTACACCTTCTCCAAGCAGGCGAGTGCACGTCGCCGGCGCCCATGACCGATCACGCCCAGACGCACAGGCCGGCGGCGGCTCCACGGCAGCAGCTAGCAGCCACCGTAAAGCCCTCGGGTGGCTCAATAGGATACCTACAGTCGACCGTTGCGGCCGGCGAGCATCATCAGCAGGAGGGAGCCGCGGCGTTGCTTTACCAGCAGTACTCCAAGAGCACAAACACCTTCGCGTCCACGTACTCGCTGCTCAACCTGGTGAACGCGGCCTCCATGGGCGTTGCCTCGGCCGCGGCCATCGATGAGCTGAGCACGCTGGTGGGCCACGGCGCGGCCCAGCTGCCGTCCTACCACAGCCCCGCGTCGTCCGGCGGCCACCACGACCACTTCGTCGTTCCCCTGCCGACGCCGCCGTCGCAGCCAATAACGCCGCTGGGGACGCTGCCGATGTCGCTGGCCGCCATCTCGGACAAGATCTGGGACTGGAACCCGATCCCCGACGCGGCGGTGGGCAGAGATTACGGTGGCGCCAGCTTCAAGTGA